In Halorubellus sp. JP-L1, one DNA window encodes the following:
- a CDS encoding DNA-directed RNA polymerase subunit L, translating into MELRVIENTDDELSIEIAGEDHTFMNVLKGTLLESEDVAAATYDVNPEQSGGQTEPILTVKTEGDADPLEALEAAAGSIREKTTALTDAFDDATA; encoded by the coding sequence ATGGAACTGCGGGTCATCGAGAACACGGACGACGAGCTCTCCATCGAGATCGCGGGCGAGGACCACACGTTCATGAACGTCCTGAAGGGGACGCTCCTCGAGTCCGAGGACGTCGCCGCGGCGACGTACGACGTGAACCCCGAGCAGTCCGGTGGCCAGACCGAACCGATCCTGACTGTCAAGACGGAGGGCGACGCGGACCCGCTGGAGGCGCTCGAGGCCGCCGCGGGCTCCATTCGCGAGAAGACGACCGCGCTCACGGACGCGTTCGACGACGCGACCGCCTGA
- the hisF gene encoding imidazole glycerol phosphate synthase subunit HisF, with product MTLTKRVIPCIDVDLDDDGNPAVYTGVNFEDLEYTGDPVEMAKRYNEAGADEFVFLDITASAEGRETMLDTVSAVADEVFIPLTVGGGIRTKADIKETLRAGADKVSINSGAIAHPDLINEGARAFGSQCIVISVDARRRFDDDGEHYVDVDGESCWFECTVKGGREGTGLDVVEWVREAESTGAGELFVNSIDADGTKDGYDIPLTKAVCDNVNTPVIASSGCGSPDDMYDVFADAGADAALAASIFHFDEYSVDDCKRRLAERGVPIRL from the coding sequence GTGACTCTCACGAAGCGCGTCATCCCCTGCATCGACGTGGACCTCGACGACGACGGCAACCCGGCGGTGTACACGGGCGTGAACTTCGAGGACCTCGAGTACACCGGCGACCCCGTCGAGATGGCAAAGCGGTACAACGAGGCGGGCGCCGACGAGTTCGTGTTCCTCGACATCACCGCGAGCGCCGAGGGTCGCGAGACGATGCTCGACACCGTCTCCGCGGTCGCCGACGAGGTGTTCATCCCGCTCACCGTCGGCGGCGGCATCCGAACGAAAGCAGACATCAAGGAGACGCTGCGCGCTGGCGCGGACAAGGTCTCGATCAACTCCGGCGCGATCGCGCACCCCGACCTGATAAACGAGGGTGCGCGAGCGTTCGGGAGCCAGTGCATCGTCATCAGCGTCGACGCTCGCCGCCGGTTCGACGACGACGGCGAGCACTACGTCGACGTCGACGGCGAGTCCTGCTGGTTCGAGTGCACGGTCAAGGGCGGCCGCGAGGGCACCGGACTCGACGTCGTCGAGTGGGTGCGCGAAGCCGAATCGACGGGTGCGGGCGAGCTGTTCGTGAACTCGATCGACGCCGACGGCACGAAGGACGGCTACGACATCCCGCTCACGAAGGCCGTCTGCGACAACGTCAACACGCCAGTCATCGCGTCCTCGGGCTGCGGGAGCCCGGACGACATGTACGACGTGTTCGCCGACGCCGGCGCCGACGCCGCACTCGCCGCCTCCATCTTCCACTTCGACGAGTACAGCGTCGACGACTGCAAGCGACGGCTCGCAGAGCGCGGCGTCCCCATCCGACTGTAA